In Stutzerimonas stutzeri, a genomic segment contains:
- a CDS encoding alpha-1,4-glucan--maltose-1-phosphate maltosyltransferase, translating to MTDTQPHATIHPRLEQALKMPRIAIESTEPVLDGGRFAAKAIIGHPVNVTSKIFADGHDQLAAAICWRTKEEDSWRRARLKLIGNDSWEGHFTPTQVAGHEFMIEAWWDIYETYRYELSKKHAAGVPVQLELEEGRLLLERASGRTHGEIKAIIDDLLHRLSTAHLDDERVSVLLAEETAAVMADADPREHCSQSQVFPLEVERPLAQFASWYELFPRSETDDPNRHGTFRDVHKRLPSIRDMGFDVLYFTPIHPIGRQHRKGRNNTLNAGPNDPGSPYAIGSEEGGHDAVHPQLGTLEDFRELVAAAREHGLEIALDFAIQCSQDHPWLKEHPGWFSWRPDGTIRYAENPPKKYQDIVNVDFYAEDAMPDLWIALRDVVWHWVQQGVKIFRVDNPHTKPLPFWEWMIADIRERDPDVMFLSEAFTRPAMMARLGKVGFNQSYTYFTWRNNKAELSEYLTELNEPPLRDCYRPNFFVNTPDINPFFLHDSGRPGFLIRAALATMGSGLWGMYSGFELCESAAIPGKEEYLDSEKYEIRPRDYHAPGNIVAEIAQLNRIRRQNPALQTHLGFSAYTAYNDNILFFGKRTPDRSNFILIAISLDPHNAQEAHFELPLWELGLPDNAETRGEDLMNGHRWTWYGKSQWMRIEPWHLPFGIWRLTADAPDPDLR from the coding sequence ATGACCGATACACAGCCCCACGCAACGATTCACCCTCGATTGGAACAAGCATTGAAAATGCCGCGCATCGCCATCGAGTCGACCGAGCCGGTGCTCGACGGTGGGCGTTTCGCTGCGAAGGCCATCATCGGCCATCCGGTGAATGTGACCAGCAAGATATTCGCCGACGGCCACGACCAGCTCGCCGCCGCGATCTGCTGGCGGACCAAGGAAGAAGACAGCTGGCGCCGTGCCAGGCTCAAGCTGATCGGCAATGACAGCTGGGAAGGGCATTTCACCCCGACGCAGGTCGCCGGCCATGAATTCATGATCGAAGCCTGGTGGGACATCTACGAGACCTATCGTTACGAGCTGTCCAAGAAGCATGCCGCCGGTGTGCCGGTGCAGTTGGAGTTGGAAGAGGGACGCTTGCTGCTGGAGCGGGCCAGCGGCCGTACTCACGGCGAAATCAAGGCCATCATCGATGATCTGTTGCACCGTCTGAGCACGGCGCACCTGGACGACGAGCGCGTGTCGGTTCTGCTGGCTGAAGAGACCGCCGCCGTCATGGCCGATGCCGATCCACGGGAGCATTGCAGTCAGAGCCAGGTATTCCCCCTCGAAGTCGAACGGCCGCTGGCCCAGTTCGCCAGCTGGTACGAGTTGTTTCCGCGCTCCGAAACCGATGACCCGAATCGCCACGGTACCTTCCGTGATGTGCACAAGCGTCTGCCATCGATCCGCGACATGGGCTTCGATGTGCTCTATTTCACGCCGATTCATCCCATTGGACGGCAGCACCGTAAAGGCCGCAACAACACGCTGAACGCCGGCCCAAACGATCCGGGCAGTCCTTATGCCATTGGCAGCGAGGAGGGCGGCCACGACGCCGTGCATCCACAGCTGGGCACGCTCGAAGACTTCCGCGAGCTGGTGGCCGCTGCGCGCGAGCACGGCCTGGAAATCGCGCTCGATTTCGCCATTCAATGCTCCCAGGACCATCCCTGGCTGAAGGAACATCCGGGCTGGTTCTCATGGCGACCGGACGGGACGATCCGCTACGCGGAAAACCCACCCAAGAAATACCAGGACATCGTCAACGTCGATTTCTACGCCGAAGATGCCATGCCGGACCTGTGGATCGCTTTGCGCGACGTGGTCTGGCACTGGGTGCAGCAAGGCGTGAAGATCTTCCGTGTCGACAATCCGCATACCAAGCCGCTGCCGTTCTGGGAGTGGATGATCGCGGACATCCGTGAGCGCGATCCGGACGTCATGTTCCTCTCCGAGGCGTTCACTCGCCCCGCGATGATGGCGCGTCTGGGCAAGGTTGGCTTCAACCAGAGCTACACCTATTTCACCTGGCGCAACAACAAGGCGGAGCTGAGCGAGTACCTCACCGAACTCAACGAGCCGCCACTGCGCGACTGTTACCGGCCGAACTTCTTCGTCAACACGCCGGATATCAATCCGTTCTTCCTGCACGACTCCGGTCGCCCCGGCTTCCTCATTCGTGCGGCATTGGCGACCATGGGCTCAGGGCTCTGGGGCATGTATTCGGGCTTCGAGCTGTGCGAATCCGCCGCGATTCCCGGCAAGGAGGAATACCTCGACTCGGAGAAGTACGAGATCCGTCCGCGCGACTATCACGCGCCGGGTAACATCGTTGCCGAGATCGCTCAGCTCAACCGCATCCGCCGGCAAAACCCTGCGCTGCAGACTCACCTCGGCTTCAGCGCGTACACCGCTTATAACGACAACATCCTGTTTTTCGGCAAACGTACGCCGGATCGCTCCAATTTCATTTTGATCGCCATCAGCCTCGATCCTCACAACGCTCAGGAAGCCCATTTCGAACTTC
- the fdhE gene encoding formate dehydrogenase accessory protein FdhE, with translation MKGAAVNHAYGSAPSGIMEAPHVVLPDAKVFSKRATRLRELVVQVPALDEFLAFMARLVQAQHQVLSEREPDWRPAPDAFDQALKHGMPPLGFQALRRDVIWQKDLLAILAAVELHVGEHQRPLLAQLREMPTDQLDALADDVLEMRAGNEATRALLPLVAAALQVAWVRLAIGLSGVPARPTGEAKALCPCCGAAPVASVVHNERHRSGVRYLHCALCATEWHLERVTCSACDTGGKLLYLTLDDEQGKPFLPVQAEACNECHSYLKIMQRELHGRADPVADDLASLALDMLLAEQDEYARSGYNPLLIMGA, from the coding sequence ATGAAAGGAGCTGCAGTGAACCACGCCTATGGAAGCGCGCCTTCCGGAATCATGGAGGCACCCCACGTGGTGTTGCCGGATGCCAAGGTTTTCAGCAAGCGGGCGACCCGATTGAGAGAGCTGGTTGTGCAGGTGCCGGCGCTGGACGAGTTTCTCGCCTTCATGGCACGCCTGGTACAGGCCCAGCACCAGGTCCTGTCCGAACGCGAACCTGACTGGCGTCCCGCGCCGGATGCGTTCGACCAGGCGCTAAAGCACGGCATGCCGCCGCTGGGTTTCCAGGCATTGCGCCGAGATGTGATTTGGCAGAAGGACCTGCTTGCCATTCTCGCTGCGGTGGAGCTGCACGTGGGAGAACATCAGCGACCGTTGCTCGCTCAACTGCGCGAAATGCCTACCGACCAGCTCGATGCTTTGGCTGATGATGTGTTGGAGATGCGCGCCGGCAACGAAGCGACCCGTGCTTTGCTGCCCCTAGTGGCCGCGGCGTTGCAGGTCGCCTGGGTGCGTCTGGCCATCGGTCTGTCCGGTGTGCCGGCGCGTCCCACGGGCGAGGCGAAGGCGCTATGCCCATGTTGCGGCGCTGCACCCGTGGCCAGCGTGGTTCACAACGAGCGCCATCGCAGTGGTGTGCGCTATCTGCACTGCGCGCTGTGTGCGACCGAATGGCATCTGGAACGCGTAACCTGCAGCGCATGCGATACGGGCGGCAAGCTGCTCTATCTGACCCTCGACGATGAGCAGGGCAAGCCGTTCCTGCCGGTCCAGGCGGAGGCCTGCAACGAGTGCCATAGCTATCTGAAAATCATGCAGCGCGAGCTACACGGTCGCGCCGACCCGGTTGCTGACGACCTCGCCAGTCTTGCACTGGACATGCTGCTGGCCGAGCAGGATGAGTACGCGCGCAGCGGCTATAACCCGCTGCTGATCATGGGAGCGTGA
- a CDS encoding formate dehydrogenase subunit gamma: MSHSNINHGILRYGWWTRVNHWLISISFVLLTLSGLALFYPAFFGLTTLFGGPEPTRIVHPYIGVFMSLFFVIQAVRFFGDNLIRRHDVQWVRQIGDVLSNRDERLPPVGKNNAGQKLVYWLFLATVPVLLITGIVLWRPWIADGMPVWALRWAVMIHAIAAFIAIITLIIHIYAAIWVKGSVRAMTQGRVSHAWARHHHGLWYEDVMRNRKTDSQSASPTSEVQDRRR, from the coding sequence ATGAGTCATTCCAACATCAACCACGGCATCCTGCGGTACGGCTGGTGGACGCGGGTCAATCACTGGCTCATCTCGATCAGCTTCGTGCTGCTCACATTGAGCGGGCTGGCGTTGTTCTATCCGGCGTTCTTCGGGCTTACCACGTTGTTCGGTGGGCCGGAGCCGACGCGAATCGTACACCCCTATATCGGTGTGTTCATGTCGCTGTTCTTCGTCATTCAGGCCGTACGTTTTTTCGGCGATAACCTGATTCGGCGACACGACGTGCAATGGGTGCGGCAGATCGGCGATGTGCTCAGCAACCGTGACGAGCGGCTTCCCCCGGTGGGCAAGAACAACGCCGGACAGAAGCTGGTGTACTGGCTCTTTCTGGCCACCGTGCCGGTGCTGCTGATTACCGGCATCGTGCTTTGGCGCCCCTGGATCGCCGACGGCATGCCGGTCTGGGCGTTGCGGTGGGCGGTGATGATCCATGCAATCGCGGCCTTCATCGCGATTATCACGCTGATCATTCATATCTACGCGGCCATCTGGGTCAAAGGGTCGGTGCGGGCCATGACGCAGGGCCGCGTCAGCCATGCCTGGGCAAGACACCATCACGGGCTGTGGTACGAGGACGTCATGCGCAACCGCAAAACCGATTCGCAAAGCGCGTCACCTACCAGCGAAGTACAGGATCGCCGCCGATGA